The Aeoliella mucimassa genome includes the window GAGTTGGGTATCTCCGAGATTGTCACCGAACTCGAAGCCAAGGCCCAAGGCTCCACCGAATTGGTGGTTCGCGAAGCCGAAATCAAGCAGCTTGAACAAGTGGCCGAAGACCTTGGCCGCCGTATTCAAGCTTGGGAAATCGAAGAGAAAGCCGAAGAGCGAATTGAGCTGTACGAAAGTGCCTACATTTTGCCAGGCATCAATAAGCTGCAGCACTATGCGATCACTGGTATCGGTAGCCTGGCCACCTTGGTGGTCGCCTGCCTGGGCATTGCTTACCTTGAGTTCCTTGGTCGTCGCCTGAATGGCCCGAAGCAAGTGGACGAAGGTCTTGGCATCCGCGTGGTCGGTACCCTGCCAAAGCTCAAGGCACGTCATCAGGCTCAGATCACCGAATCGATCGACAGTGTGCGTACCGCACTCATGCACGAATCGAGCTCCAAGCAGCGGCAAGTGGTGATGATCACCAGCCCGCGAGCGATGGAAGGTCGTACGACGGTCGCCAGCCAACTGGCTGGTAGCTTGGCTCGTGCCGGTCGTCGCACCTTGCTGATCGACGGCGACCTGCGTCGTCCTGCGTTGCACTCGCTGTTCAACGTGCCGCTCGAAGATGGTTTGTGCGAAGTACTGCGTGCCGAGGCCGATGTGTCGGACGTGGTGCGAGCCACTTCGGCCGAAGGCCTGTGGCTGATGACCGCTGGTTACTGCGACGCCGAAGCGGTGCACGCCATGGCCACCGACCAGATTCAACCGATCTTCGACAAGCTTCGTTCCGAATACGACTTTGTGATCATCGACGGTGCCCCGGTGCTCGGTTTGTCCGACTCGCTGATGATGGGCCAACACTGCGACGGTGCTCTGCTGAGCGTGTTGCGGGACCACACCACGGTGCCCGACATCTATCAGTCGAGCGAACTGCTCCGCAGCGTCGGCGTCCGCCTGATCGGCTCGGTCGTCAACGGTGTCTCGGCCAAGTCGGACCGACGTGTCAGCCACCTGCAAGTGGCCGCTCCGAAGTCGAATCGCAAGCAGATCAAGAGCAAGCCGGCCGAAGCTTCGGTCGCCAGCGAGCCCTCGGCTGCCAGCGACGATAATGACTTCGATTTTAGCGACCTGTCCGACGACTAACGAAAACGGTGTGTACTCGACTCGATCGGCTCGCCGGGTATTGCGGCGAGCCGGTCGGTGTCACCCAACGGAAACTCTCCTCAGCGGGGTTTCGATTCGGCGGCTTTTTGAGCCCCGAAGCGAAACCCCGCTTTTTTTATGGCCTGCCGAGGCCGGGGACAGCCAAAGCCTCGCAATTCATAGATTCTGCGAAGTGGCTGGCCCGTTTTGGGGCTCGTGGGGTAGAATGCAGCTCTGACCACCTTTATCGCACATTTATCCTATTTTCAGATGGTCTGCTGCCATGGATCCTTACTCCCTCTGCCCTTGTGGGAGTGGCAAGAAGCTCAAATTCTGCTGCTCCGACCTGATCGGCGAGATCGAAAAAATACACCGGATGATCGAGGGCGATCAGCCCCGTGCGGCCTTGCGCCATGTGGAGCAAACGCTGCAAAAGTCGCCAGGCCGAGCGTCGCTGCTCGACCTCCAGGCGATGCTCCAGCTTTCACTCGGCGAACTCGAATCGGCCGAGAAAACCGTTGCCGAGTTCCTGAAAGCCGATCCCGATAGCCCCTCGGCCCACGCCCACCACGCGATGGTGCTTGCCGAACGCGAAGACGCTAGCGGAGCCATCGCGGCCCTGCAGTCGGCGCTCGAGCGGGTAGAAGTGAACTTGCCACAGCGGGTGCTCGAAGCCATTGGCAGCGTCGGCCATGCAGTGCTCTCGGCCGGCGACATCGTCGCTGCCAGGGCGCACCTTTGGCTGTACGAGGCCGTTTCCGGCGAAGCCGGCGACCATCGTGCCCTCGAACTCCTGGTGCGGATGAACCAAGTGGCTGGCCTTCCGCTGCTGCTTCGCGATCGTTTGGCGCTCAAGAGCCTGCCCGAAGGCCATCCGGCCGCGGCCGAGATGCGGGTGGTACAACAGTTGGCCGCCGCGGGCAAATGGCGCATCGCCGAAGCCCAGCTCGACGAGATCCTACCCGACCATCTGGACGAGCCGCTGTTCTTCTACAATCGCGCGCTGCTCTCCGGCTATCTTGGCGACCCTAAGAACTTCGTGGCCGGCCTGCGTTTGTACGCTCGCCAGCAAATTGCGCTGGACGACGCCGTGGAGGCCGAGGCCATCGCCCAGTTGGTCGATACCGAACTGGAAGACAAGCTTAACAGCGCGGTTCGCGTGGTGTTCGAACTCAAGAACGAAGACACCTTTGTCGAGCGGATGAGCGACCATGCCCAGGTGTTGCCGTTGCCGCTGTCGCGCGAAGAGCTGGAATCGTTCGAAGGTCCCAAGCCGCGTACGTACTGGATGCTGCTTGATCGCCCCGAGCCCCAGGAAGTGGCCGACCTCACTCGCGAGGATGTGCCTCAGGTATTAGGTTTCATCTCGCATTACGGTCGCCAGACCGATCGGGCGGAACGCGTGGAGTTTGTGACCGACCGCGACGAGCGGTTCGCTAACATTCTCGATACCCTGCGCCAGGCAGCCGGCGATACGCTCGGCGAACAACTCGACGAGCAGGATCTCGGCCCCGCCCCCGGGCAGGGCGATCCCGCGTTGAGCTGGCGCTGGCACTTGCCGCAAACCGTGCCGGCGGAGAAGCGTCGCGAGCTGTTGCAGGCCGAGCATCGTGTCGCGTTGCTCGAGCGGTGGCCCGACTCGCCTCGGGCGGCACTCGGCGACAAAACCCCGCGCGAAGCATCTAGCAACGAAGAAATGAAGCTGCCACTGCTGGCGGCGATTTTGCTGCTGGAACTTGGTGTGGCGAACGCTTTGCAAACCGATATGTTCGTCGAGTTGCGGGACAAACTCGGTTTGCCCCAGCCCGAGAGCATCGCAGCCGACTCGGTGGATGCTGGGAGTGTTTCGATCGCTCGTATCCGCCGTATCGATCTGTCGGGCTTCAGCAACGACGACTTGATGTTGCTGTTCAAGCGTTGTGCGTTGGTGAACGCGACCCCGACGATCAACGCGATCATTCGCGAGGCGCTCACCCGCGACGATTTCGACCAGTACGTTCCCAAGGATCGGTTGTTCGAGCAATTGTTCTCGTCCGAGCCTGATAGCAACGCTGCCTTGGCGGTGCTCGACGACGCACGTCGCTGGTCTGCGGGGCAAGGGCAGTCGTGCGGTGCGTGGGACCTGCTGGAGTTGCAGCTCTACATTCAGGAAGGCAATTCCGAGGGAGCGAACCGCGTGCTGACGCATCTTCGCGATGAGCACATGGACGAACCTGATATTGCCAATCAGGTTTATCAGCTGCTGTACATGATTGGTGCCATTCCCGAGAACATGGGAGCTGGTGGGCCGCATTCGATTCCCTCCTCGGCGGTAGCCGACGCTGCTCCTGCTGCGGAATCGAGCTCGGCCATCTGGACCCCAGGCGGCGAGTCCGGTTCGACCGGCAAGTCGAAGCTGTGGACTCCCGACTGACGCTTAGGCGGTATGTTGGCCACGATCTGAAAAGGGACTCATGACAGACGATACGCTGTTCATGCAACGTGCCATCGACCTGGCCCGTCAGGGCGAAGGGCACGTGGAACCAAACCCGATGGTCGGCGCCGTGGTGGTTCGTCACGGCCAGGTCGTCGGCGAAGGGTACCATCAAAAGTTTGGCGGTCCGCACGCCGAGGTGCACGCGCTCGCAGCCGCTGGCGAATCCGCCCGCGGGGCAACACTGTATGTCACGCTCGAGCCTTGCTGTCATACCGGCAAAACACCTCCTTGCACCCAGGCGGTACTGGCGGCTGGCATCGCGCGAGTGGTCGTCGCGGTGGGCGATCCGTTTCCCCAAGTCGACGGTGGCGGCATCGCACAACTGCGAGCTGCCGGCATCGAGTGCGAAGTCGGAGTGTTGGAGCGCGAGGCTCGATACTTGCTTGCTCCCTATCTCAAGTTGGTTACCACCGGCAAACCTTGGGTGATTGCCAAATGGGCGATGACCCTCGATGGTAAAATGGCGACTCACACGGGGTCGAGTCAATGGATCAGCGGCGAATCCTCTCGCGCTGTGGTGCATAAGATCCGCGGCCGCATGGATGCCATCGTCGTCGGGTCCGGTACCGTACATGCCGACGACCCGTTGCTCACCGCCCGACCTGCTGGCCCTCGGGTACCGGTGCGGGTGGTGCTCGGCGACCTGACCACCGACACGAAGCTCGCCCAAACCATGGATGAAGCCCCGTTGATGGTGGTCCGCCAGCGCGACACCGAGGCCGACGAGTACCAATGGCTGCTCGACGGGGGAGGGGAGCTGTGGATCTCGGGCACCGACGATCGACTGACCCGCATCAACTTGCTGCTCGACGAACTCGGCAGCCGGCGGATGACCAACGTGTTGGTTGAAGGAGGGGGCAAAGTGCTCGGTGCGCTGTTCGACGCCCATGCGGTGGACGAGGTGCACGTGTTCATCGCGCCGAAGATCGTCGGCGGCGAGGGAGCCCCTACTCCGGTAGCTGGACTGGGACTGTCGGACATGGCCGCTGCCTGGCAGCTAGTCGACACACGCATCGAAACGCTCGGCACCGACATGTACTTATCGGGGCGGCTCCCGAAGTCGTAAGCGGCCAACCGCCCGAGCTTCACGATAAATTAATACTTGTGTAAGCCATCGCACCGTCGGCAAAGCCCAGTAGCGGATACTATAATCGGACCCGATGGTCGGCAGGCGGAGTAAGCTGCCGCCGACCCTCACGCCCACCCCGTGTTGCATGCCCAGGAGTTTTCCGATGAAGTCGCTGTTTGCGTTAATCGCTGTTACTACGTTGCTGGCCACTGGGTGTGGCGAGTCGACCACGATCGATCCGTCGAGTACCGCTACTGCGGCTCCCGTGGAAGCAGTCGTGCTTTGCAAAGATTGTGGTCAGGTAAAAGGTAGCGAAGCCTGCTGTGCCGAAGGTGCCGAGATGTGCGACTGTGGCTTCCATCACGGCTCGCCTGCTTGCTGCAAATTAGAAAAATCCGGCGAAGACATCACGCTGTGCACCAAGTGTGGCCAGGCCGAGGGTTCCGAGAAGTGTTGTGCCGAAGGGGCCGACCTCTGCCCACTGTGCGGCCTGCAAGTTGGGTCGCCTGGTTGTGTGGTCGAAGAGTCGAAACTGGTCAAAATCGAAGACGAATCGTACCCCGAGGACGAATAGTCGCAGCTGCGGCAAACTAAAAACCACAAACCTCGGTCGCATTTGCGGCCGAGGTTTTTTATGCGCCAGCGATTTCGCGACTGCATGGCAACGTGCGGATCGCGGTGTTAAGCTGGAAGGCTTATGGTCGAAGCGTTCTTTTCGCGTAATCCTTATCGAGGCAGATTCACCATGAAAACTCTCCTCCGTTGTTTGACCTTGTTGCTGATGTTCGCCCTGTCGGGGGGACAGGCTTTGGCCGAAGATGCCGAGCAGCCGAATATCATCTTCATTCTGGCCGACGACCTGGGATACGGCGACCTCGGTTGCTACGGGCAGAAGAACTTTGCGACTCCGCGGATCGATCAGCTGGCGAACGAAGGTTTGCGATTCACTCAGCATTACGCTGGCTGCACGGTTTGTTTTCCCTCGCGGTCGGTGCTGCTGACCGGTCAGCATATGGGGCACGTGTTGTGTCGGGCGAACGGCGACTACCAGTTCCCCGAAGATCCGCAAGAGATCACCATCGCGTCTCGGCTGAAGCAGGCAGGCTACCACACAGCGATGATCGGCAAGAGCGGACTGTCGTGTCGGTCGGACGATCCTAGCCTGCCGAATCGCAAGGGCTTCGACCACTTCTTTGGCTACCTGTCGCACGGGGCCGCCCACCGCTACTACCCCGAGCACCTCTATCGCAACGGTGAGCAAGTCGACTACCCGGGCAATCACGGGAAAGAGGGAGACACCTATTCGGGCGACCTGTTCCTGGCCGACGCGCTGCGCTACCTCGACGAGCGAGCGGAAGCCGGCGGGCCGTTCTTCCTGCACTTGTCGCTGCAGCAGCCGCACGCGGATTTGCAAGTCACGCAGAAGTACCGAGAGCAGTTCATTGGGCAGTTCGACGAGCAGCCCGCCAAGGGTGGCGGTTACCGCGACGAAGCCCATCCGAAGTCGACCTTCGCCGGCATGGTAACCTACCTTGATACTACCGTGGGGCAGGTGATCGACAAGCTCCACCAGACGGGCATGGCCGAGAACACGCTGGTGATTTTCTCGAGCGACAACGGAGCGATGAGCGAGGGAGGGTGGAGTGCCGAGTACTTTACGTCGAGCGGCCCGTTGCGCGGCGGCAAACGCGACATGTACGAAGGGGGACTTCGCGTGCCGACCATCGCGTACTGGCCTGGCACCATTACCGCTGGCACCGAGAGCGACCACCAGAGCGCGTTCTACGATTTCGCCGCGACCGCGTGCGAACTAGCCGGCATCGCCCCGCCGGCGAACACCGACGGCATCTCCTACGTTCCCACGCTCACCGGCGCCGGCTCGCAACCAACGCACGAGTATCTGTACTGGGAGTTCTACGAGCAGGGGGGCAAGCAAGCGGTTCGCTACGGCGACTGGAAGGGAGTGCGGCTGAACGTGAACAAGAACCGCAACGCTCCCATCGAACTCTACAACCTGGCCGACGACCTCGGCGAGCAGCACGACATCGCTGCCAATCACCCAGAAGTAGTCAAGAAAATCGCAGCCATCATGGATGAGGCCCATGAGCCCTCGCCGCTGATCGACTTTGGCCAAGTAAGGAAGAAGCCGAAGAAGTAGCGGATGGTTGGTTTGATGAGCTACTTTGCGAACTGCACTCGCTCGTACAGATCCTGCAGCGGTACTTCGGCTTCGATCGTACTCAGCGGAATGACTGCGTCGATCCCTTCGTAGAGTTCAATTTCAAATCCTTCGGATGTGCGACGGTGGACCGTTACGCACGGGGATTCGGTCTCGAGCACCAGATATACGTCGAGCGTAGGAATGGTTTGGTAGGCGGATCGCTTCTCCCCGTCATCAGTGCGGCGAGTCGATTCCGAGATCACTTCGGCGATCAGGACGGGACGATCTTGAAACGTTTCTTCGGGATCGTTCGGGTCGCAAACTACCATGCCATCGGGGTAATAAAACCGCGGGTAAGCGGCTTGCTCGATTCGCACTTTCGTATCGGAGTTGAACGGCTCGCATGGCTTACCGCGAAGCTGCGCATGGAGCACGCCAAGTAGGTTTGCAGCAACTCGATTGTGCACGTTAGTCGCGCCGGCCATGGCGTAGGCATAGCCGCCCAGATACTCGTGCTTCACATCGCTCACGAGTTCCTCAGCTAGGTATTCGTCGACCGAGATTGGTACATGCTTGGTAATAGACATGCAGCCTCAGGCAATTGCGGTGGCTATTTTCCAGCGGTGAGTTCGACCTTCAGGTCGTAGTTGCCGGAGTCGGGGGCTTTCGCGCTCCACACGATCAGGCGTGTGTCGCGTTTGGAGTCGCCGTACATGCCTTCGGGGGGCTCGCAAGGCGATACGCTCCATTCGCCGGGCGTGTCGCTGATGGCTGTTAGCTGGAGCGTCTTGCCCGACTGGGTCAGCTGTATTCGATGGCCGTCGATCGCGACATCGGCCTTGGTCACCATGGTCCAGTCGATGCTGGCTTGTGGTTTCACCCCTTGCAGGTGGTCGACCACGGTCACCTGGCGGTTCTTAGCATCGAACGTAAAGTCGCGGGTGGCCTTCTCTACTTTCGCCAGCGCTAGTACAGGAGCCATGTCGACGCTTACCGATCCGGTCGACTGCTCCAGCGGTTTGTAGTCGGTAAAAGTCGATTGCCCGGTGACTTTGTAGGGCTGGTTATCGACCGTAATCGTGTTGTGACCGAAGTTGGTGTAAGGGAAGATGTTCCAGCGATCGCCCGATTGTTTGTGATCGAACAGGTGGATACCGCGTTGTTCGTAGTCGTTGTAGTTCACCGCTCCGAGGTCGATCGCCCAGCGAATGCCGTCGGCTTCGAGCACGAACGAGCCCGAGTCCATATGGCCGTGGTTGATATTCGGACGGCCTGCCTTGGCGGCCAGGTACAACGCGTTGGGATCGGTCCACGAGGTGCGGAACATAGCCAGCGGCTGTTCGCCGCGCCCACACCAGCTTAGGTCGAGCGGCTTCGATGCTTGACTCTCCGGCGAACGCCATAGCACCGCGAACGGCAGCATGCGATCGCGGCGATTCGCGCCCGACAGTCGGGCGACTGCGTTCACGTTGTCGGGCGTGTTGGTTCGCGAAGCAAACCAGTAGAGCGCGGCCGGTGTGCCGACCTTGTCGCCGCCGTCGGCGTAGTTGTAAGCCAACCCGGTGGGGCCGGTCGCGTGGGCGACAAACTGACTGCTCGCCAGCAAGGCCGGCGTGGTAAGTCCCATGTCGGTACCGAGGGCTGTTTCGAGCGAGTCGATCAGCATCACCTGGTACGAGGTGCCATACACCCAGTAGCCGGGGCCTTCGGGATAGACGCCGTCGGGCTCATAGCAGCCAACAGCCCGCGGATTGTTCTTCTTCACCTCTTCGAGTACCAGGCGGGCGAGTTCCGGCTCGTCTTCGGCCAACGCGAGCGCGGCAATGGTCATGCCGCCGTAGCAGACGGAGTTCCAATTGTGGTTGCAGGTTTTCCACCAGTAATTGTTCTTGATGAGTCGCAACGCATGCTCACGCAACCCTGCGTGAATCTTCTGTCGCGAGTCATCAGGTAGGTACTCGTACAACCAGTCGTAACCAAGCCCCACGGCCGCGGCCATTTCGGCCACGTCGAGGTAGTGATTCGGGTTCCAGTCGCTAAACTGGCAAACGTTGAGCATCTCGGCTTCTGCCCGAGCGGCATAACGCTCGTCGCCGGTGGAGTGATACGCAACCGCCAGCGTGGTGATGCGAAGCAAAGCCTCGCGCGAGACGCTCAGCAATCGTTTGCCAGTCATCTTGCGTTCGAGTAGTGGGGCTTTCAGGTAGCTGTCGGCCGATTTCTCAATCTCTTTGAGAATCGAATCGAGTTCGGCATCCGTTTCCCGCTCGGTCGAAAGCTTCGCGAAGTCATCGCTCGTGGCCATGATTCGGGGGTGATCGGGTTTCAGCGATTGCAGGAGTGACTGTTGCGCGAAACTCGGTAAAGTGCAGAGCATCAGCAGGATGAACAGCGGCAGTACGCGACGTAAAATAGTCATCGAAACCTCCGAGATAGGCGAAAAGTGCACGCGGTAAGTATAGCAGGTTACATAACCGGGATGGTAAGCGCGAAGCGCATCTTGTGGGTATCGCTTGTTTAGGCGAGGGTGGAGAGGGTCTCGGAGCGAGATCCATCGATCCACCGCGCGAGCTTTCCGCATTCGTTCCGAAACCTTGCTTGACCCGTGCACCTCGCGCGGCAAGATAGCAATAGTCGAGATTGATGAAATGCACCCAACGTGCGCCATGTTAGTGATTTGCCCTGGGAGTGACTTGAAGTGACAAAGCCATCGAAACCGTGGATTGTAGTATTCGCCGCGATCACGTTGGGAGCGTTCGCCTCGCTGGCGATTGATACCGAAGCACAAGACAAGCCAGCGACTTCGCAAGGTGACTCAACCGTATCGGACAGCGAATCACCAGCGACGGGACTCAAGGAAGTGGTGGAACTAGGGCGCGACATTGTGATGAATACCAACACCCATCCGCTCACAAAAGAGTTTGTGGGCAACGATCTCAAGTGCACCTCGTGCCATCTCGAAGGAGGCACCGATCCGAAGGCGGGCACGTTTATCGGTTTGGCCACCGCCTACCCCGCTTGGTCGCCCCGGGAACAGCGGGTAATCACGCTGGAAGATCGCATTCTCAATTGTTTCATGCGGAGCATGAATGGCACTCGGTTGCCAGTCGGTAGCAAAGCCTCGGTAGCGATGGCCACTTACATCACATCGCTGTCGGAGGGGATGCCGATGAAGATGAACCAGAGCAAACCACTTGGGCCGAACCACGTACCGATGCTCGAGTACGATTTCGCGAAGGCCAACATCGAACGCGGCATGCAGCTGTATGCCGACGAGTGTGCTTACTGCCATGGCGACCAGGGCGAGGGGACCGACGATGGCCCGCCGGTGTGGGGCGACCGATCCTACAACAACGGGGCGGGGCTGTCGCGGGTGCCGAAGATGGCTAGCTGGTTGAAAGTTGCGATGCCGCTCGGCGATCCTTACCTGACCGAAGAGCAGTGCGCCGATATCGCCGCCTACGTGAACTCGAAACCACGGCCGGAGTTCAAGATGAAAGACCACTTGCCGCCGGCCGAGAAGATGGGGGAATACAACGGAGTGGTCGAAGAGTAGACCTCCCAGAACTGGTGGTAATGCACGGTTGGTGTGGTCCGCGACTCCGAGTTATGATGGCGGGTGCGATAGTCCCTCGTCCGCGGTTCACTCTCGGTTCATGGGTGCGATGTCCGACGTTGTCAAAATCAAAACCTGTTGCCCGCATTGTGGTTCGGTCTTCAAGGTAGCCGCCAGGCATGTCGGCAAGGTGGCCAAGTGCCCTGCCGCGCGGTGTGGCAACCAATTTCGGGTGGTTGAGATGGACGCCGCCCCCGCCCGGACGCTCGATACTCCCTTCAACCGATCCTACGATGGCCATTTCGCGGAGGACGATGCCGACCGGTTGAAGCTGCCTGAAGGCCAGGACGAGTCGCATGGGTTTACACTGTCGAATACCATGGCTTCGCACCCTGGCAACATCAAAGTGAACTACTTGCGGTGGGTGCTGCACCAACCGAAGTGGCCATGCTTGTTTACGTTGGGCGAAGTCGCTTGCCTGGGACTGCTAGCTTGGGCATCCTGGTGGTGGTGGATTCTGCTGCTACCAATCGCATTGCTCATGACGCTCGTCAACGTGTTCTATTGGTGGCGCTTGAGCAATCACTTTCAGTTTGGATGCGCGAACGTCGGCCAGGTGGTGTCGCTTGAACCCACGTTGCTGGCGGTCGACACAGACTTGTCGCATGGCGAAGGTGACTATCCCGTAATTAAGATCATCGAGATCTCCATCGATCGCTCTGGCGGTAAGCCTTTGGAAATCGGCATGCATGTGCCGACCGTATCGTTGTATGCTCCCCCGCCAGAACCCGACGCGCCGCACTGGGCGAACTTTTTTCCCCTTCCAGCCGACTACGTTTGTGGCAAGCCGGAACAAATCGAACAACTGCTCGCCCGTTTGGATCGCGACGACTACGAGAACCTCGACAAGTGGCTCAAGTCGGTTCCGCAACCCTACAAGCCGGGACTCTATCTCATGTGGAGCGAGCCCGACAAAGCGATCGGGCGGTTGCCGGAGTGGAAGATCTACGACTAGCAGCAAGCAACGTTCAGGCTGCAAAACAAGGGGAATGACAATTCTTGCGAATCGGCCAAAAAGGGTCGCGGTCCAGTTTGTCGCGCGCTTACAATGGGGCACCGCTTCTATCCCTCTCTGTGGTTAACATGCTGGAGGTTCGCGATGAGTGTCACACGGACGAACGTAAGTCGTCGCCGATTCATGCAGGCTAGTGCCGTAGGAACCTCGGCTCTGTTGTTGCCGCAAGTGCATGTATCGGGGCAAGAAGCGAAGCCCGAACAGCAAAAGCTCAACATCGGCATCATTGGCACCGGAGGGCGTGGGCAGGCCAACCTGGGTGGTGTGCAGCACGAAAATATCTACGCCCTCTGCGATACGAATGGCAACGTGATCGATCAGGCGCGGAGCAATTATCCTAAAGCCAAAGTCACTAGCGACTGGCGAGAACTGGTGGAAGATCCCCAGATCGACGCGGTCGTCATCAGCACGGCCGACCATCATCACGCGCTCGCTTCAATCGCAGCGATGCGGGCCGGCAAGCATGTGTACTGCGAAAAGCCGCTTGCTCACACAGTTCGCGAAGCCCGGTTGATGCAGCAGGTCTATGCGGAGCAGCGGGGTAAGATTGCCACGCAAATGGGCACCCAAATTCATGCGACCGACAACTATCGTCGAGTCGTGGAGCTCGTGCAGGCGGGGGCCATCGGGCCGATTCGCGAAGCCCATGTCTGGTGCGGGCGGACCATCAATCCCGTGGATCCGGTCGAGTTGCCGGAGCAGTCGATTCCAGCGAACTTCGATTGGGAAACCTGGCTCGGCCCCGCGGCCATGCGTCCCTACAACGGCGGCTACTGGCAAGGGGGCAACCTGAACTGGAACCGTCGGTGGGAGTTCGGCAACGGGGTGCTCGGCGACATGGGGAGTCATCTGATTGACCTGCCGTACTGGGCGTTGGAGCTAACCCATCCTGAGTCGGTAGAGTCCGAAGGCCCCGCGATCGATGAGTTTGCCTGCCCACCATGGCAAGTCGTCACCTGGCAGCACCCTGCCCGATCGGGCAACGAGTACGTATCGGGGCCGCTGAAGGTGGTTTGGTACCACGGCAACGAAGGCATGCAGCGCCGTTCCGACCTACTGCAGCCGCAGCTCGGCGACGACACCAACCTGGCCGACTGGCACATCGGCGTGACGTTCGTCGGCGACAAAGGGTTGCTCACCGCCGACTACGGCCGGCATCTATTGAGCCCCAGCGGCGAGTTCGCCGATTACACTCCGCCGGCTCCGTCGATTGAAAAGTCGGCCGGGCATTACCACGAGTGGACCAACGCCTGCAAGTCGGGCGGCGAGTCGCTGTGTAACTTCGAGTACTCGGGCCGACTGATCGAACACAACTTGCTCGGCAACGTGGCTCACCGCGCCGGCAAGAAACTCACCTGGGACGCCGAGTCAGCAACCATTACCAACGTGCCGGAAGCGATGCAGTTTGTCGATAAAGAGTATCGCGACGGATGGAAAGTATAACGCGTGTTTCAAGCCAATCGGAGAATACAACAATCATGATACGTTCCTGCACCTGGAGCTTACGCACCGCACTCGTTTGTCTGGCACTAGCCCTCCCCATTACCGCTGCACGCGCCCAAGAAGCTCCAGCCACCACCGACGCTCCCAAGGCGTTCATCGATGGCACCGGCGAGGGATGGCGTCCGCTCACGAAGGACGACTTCGTGAACGTGAACTGCCATGACGATACTTGGACCTGGAACGACGAAGGGGTGCACTGCACCGGGAGTCCGACCGGGGTGATGCGCACCACGAAGAAGTTCACCAATTTCGAACTAGTGTGCGAATGGAATCACCGCAAGAACGCTGGTAACAGCGGCATCTTTGTGTGGACCACGCCCGAGTCGATTGAGCGACTCGCCGAAGCTGGCAAGCCAGGTTTGCCGCAAGGGATCGAAGTCCAGGTGCTCGACTTAGGCTACGCGGAACAGTACGAGAAGTCGTACAACAAGCCGGCCGACTGGTTTACCAGCCATGGCGACGTGTTCCCGGTTGGTGTCAAAATGAAGCCCTTTCCTCCCGTCGCCCCGGACGGAGTTCGCAGTTTCCCCAGCAAGGAACTCACCAAAGGTGTTGGTGAGTGGAACCACTACTACGTCCGCGCGATCAATGGCGAAGTGCGGCTGTGGGTCAACGGCGAAGAAGTCTCTGGCGGCACCAGCTGCGAACCTAGCACCGGATACCTTTGTCTAGAATCCGAAGGTTCCCCAATCGATTTCCGTAACTTGCGGATCCGCGAATTGCCGTAACTCTCGCCAGTGCGATTCGTTGCGTATTAGGCACCGGGAACTTGAGTTCGGGTGGTGCTCGGGAGTATAGTCACACGTCTGGCCGACTCATGTCT containing:
- a CDS encoding tetratricopeptide repeat protein, whose protein sequence is MDPYSLCPCGSGKKLKFCCSDLIGEIEKIHRMIEGDQPRAALRHVEQTLQKSPGRASLLDLQAMLQLSLGELESAEKTVAEFLKADPDSPSAHAHHAMVLAEREDASGAIAALQSALERVEVNLPQRVLEAIGSVGHAVLSAGDIVAARAHLWLYEAVSGEAGDHRALELLVRMNQVAGLPLLLRDRLALKSLPEGHPAAAEMRVVQQLAAAGKWRIAEAQLDEILPDHLDEPLFFYNRALLSGYLGDPKNFVAGLRLYARQQIALDDAVEAEAIAQLVDTELEDKLNSAVRVVFELKNEDTFVERMSDHAQVLPLPLSREELESFEGPKPRTYWMLLDRPEPQEVADLTREDVPQVLGFISHYGRQTDRAERVEFVTDRDERFANILDTLRQAAGDTLGEQLDEQDLGPAPGQGDPALSWRWHLPQTVPAEKRRELLQAEHRVALLERWPDSPRAALGDKTPREASSNEEMKLPLLAAILLLELGVANALQTDMFVELRDKLGLPQPESIAADSVDAGSVSIARIRRIDLSGFSNDDLMLLFKRCALVNATPTINAIIREALTRDDFDQYVPKDRLFEQLFSSEPDSNAALAVLDDARRWSAGQGQSCGAWDLLELQLYIQEGNSEGANRVLTHLRDEHMDEPDIANQVYQLLYMIGAIPENMGAGGPHSIPSSAVADAAPAAESSSAIWTPGGESGSTGKSKLWTPD
- the ribD gene encoding bifunctional diaminohydroxyphosphoribosylaminopyrimidine deaminase/5-amino-6-(5-phosphoribosylamino)uracil reductase RibD; protein product: MTDDTLFMQRAIDLARQGEGHVEPNPMVGAVVVRHGQVVGEGYHQKFGGPHAEVHALAAAGESARGATLYVTLEPCCHTGKTPPCTQAVLAAGIARVVVAVGDPFPQVDGGGIAQLRAAGIECEVGVLEREARYLLAPYLKLVTTGKPWVIAKWAMTLDGKMATHTGSSQWISGESSRAVVHKIRGRMDAIVVGSGTVHADDPLLTARPAGPRVPVRVVLGDLTTDTKLAQTMDEAPLMVVRQRDTEADEYQWLLDGGGELWISGTDDRLTRINLLLDELGSRRMTNVLVEGGGKVLGALFDAHAVDEVHVFIAPKIVGGEGAPTPVAGLGLSDMAAAWQLVDTRIETLGTDMYLSGRLPKS
- a CDS encoding arylsulfatase; this encodes MKTLLRCLTLLLMFALSGGQALAEDAEQPNIIFILADDLGYGDLGCYGQKNFATPRIDQLANEGLRFTQHYAGCTVCFPSRSVLLTGQHMGHVLCRANGDYQFPEDPQEITIASRLKQAGYHTAMIGKSGLSCRSDDPSLPNRKGFDHFFGYLSHGAAHRYYPEHLYRNGEQVDYPGNHGKEGDTYSGDLFLADALRYLDERAEAGGPFFLHLSLQQPHADLQVTQKYREQFIGQFDEQPAKGGGYRDEAHPKSTFAGMVTYLDTTVGQVIDKLHQTGMAENTLVIFSSDNGAMSEGGWSAEYFTSSGPLRGGKRDMYEGGLRVPTIAYWPGTITAGTESDHQSAFYDFAATACELAGIAPPANTDGISYVPTLTGAGSQPTHEYLYWEFYEQGGKQAVRYGDWKGVRLNVNKNRNAPIELYNLADDLGEQHDIAANHPEVVKKIAAIMDEAHEPSPLIDFGQVRKKPKK
- a CDS encoding Uma2 family endonuclease, whose protein sequence is MSITKHVPISVDEYLAEELVSDVKHEYLGGYAYAMAGATNVHNRVAANLLGVLHAQLRGKPCEPFNSDTKVRIEQAAYPRFYYPDGMVVCDPNDPEETFQDRPVLIAEVISESTRRTDDGEKRSAYQTIPTLDVYLVLETESPCVTVHRRTSEGFEIELYEGIDAVIPLSTIEAEVPLQDLYERVQFAK